The Fusobacterium sp. SYSU M8D902 nucleotide sequence TATGGAAAAATATTTAATAGCACACCATATGCATACTCTCATAAAATTTCTAAAAAATCAGCTATGGCTATAACAGATGATATTTTAGCTTCAGATAGAAAAGTAAATGAGAAAGAATGGATATTTGGTGGAAAAATATTAGGAGAAAATTCTGATAATAAGAATGAATTTAATGGAAAAAATCTTCATGGTGTAGATAGTGCTGATTCAGAGGTAAAAATAGATAGTCATATCTATGGAGCATATGCATATGGAGAGTATGGAATAAGAGAGAATACAGTTATAGGTTTTGTAGTTGGAGGAACTAAGAGTTCAACTGATATTTCAGGAAATTCAAAATTAAAAGGAAATAGTGCAGTGCTTTCAACTTACACTAAAAGAGATATAGGAAATGTAGAGTTAAAAGCAGGATTAGGATATCAATATGGAGAATATGATAGTAAGAGAACTGTAAGCAATGCATATCAGAGTATGAGTGCAAATAAAGATTACAATGATAATACTTTTGTATTATTCAGTGGAGTAAAATATTCACATTCATTAGATAAAGATCTTCATATAGAACCATATTTTAATATTTCTTTATCACATGTAAAACAAGATGGTATAAAAGAAAAAGAGGATCAACCATTGACTCTTGATGTTAAAGGTAAAACTTTTACAGCAGTAGATACAGAAACAGGAGTAGATTTAGTTAAGGAGATAAAGTTATCAAAAGGAAATCTAAAGGCAAAGGCTGGAACTTCTATAATGTATGCTATAGATGGGTATGAAAAAGAGTATATAACAGGAAAAATAAATGGAGCTTCAAGTGATTTCCAAATGGTAGCTGCAGAAAGTGATAGAACAAAAATTAAATTTAAAGTGTCAGCTGAGTATGAGATGGAAAATGGAATTTCATATAGTGTTAGCGGAAATTATAGAGTTTCATCAAATGAAAAAGATTACACTGTTGGAATGGGTATAGGATATAAATTTTAATAGATTTTAAAATGCAAATTTATTATTTTTAAAAATTTGTATTTTAAGGAGGAACATTGATGAATGAAAAGGATTTAGAAAAATTATCTCCTGAAGAACTAAAGAAAAAATATGGAATTATTGATGAAGGAGATATAGTTAGTTCAGAGGACTTAGAGGGATAATTGATGATAAAAAGTACTTATGATGTAGTTGAATATGAAAAAGATAAAAAAATAAAAAAAGAAAATTGGGAAATGGCAGTAGGTTTAAATGAAGTTGATGGATTGAAGCCTTCAAGCTATTTAAAAGAACTTATAAATGATTCAATAGAAGGTAAATCAACTTATTTAGAAATTGAAACTAAATTACATAATTATTATAAATCTCAAGACATTACTAAACAAGAAATTAGAGATAATAAAGAATGTGATATAGTATCTACAAGAATAGCAGAAATACTAGAGGATGGAAGTTTTACTTTTAGTCCAATTTATTTAAAAAGTATTCATAGAAGGCTTTTTGAAAATATATTTGAAGGAGAATTAGAAGGTTGGGCTGGAAAGTTTAGAGAGATAAATATAACTAAAAAAGAGCCAATATTAGATGGAGATACAGTAACTTATGCTAATCATTTTGATATTTTAGATTATTTAAAATATGATTTTGAAGAAGAAAAATCTAAAGATTATACTAAATTATCTCAAGAACAACAAGTTCAAAGAGTAGCAAAATTTACATCAGCTATTTGGCAAACACACCCATTTAGAGAAGGAAATACGAGAACAACAGCAGTATTTATAGAGAAATATCTTAGAACAAAAGGGTATAATGTCAATAATGAATTATTTAAAGAAAACTCTGTATATTTTAGAAATGCCTTAGTTTTATCAAATTATACCAATATTTCTAAAGGAATTAATAGTAATTATGAATACCTTTATTCATTCTTTAAGAAATTACTTATTAATAGAGAAATAAAACTAGAAAAAATGAATATTTCTCAAAAGAAAAAATAATAAAAGGAAGAAGAATTATAAGTGCAAGGGACAGATTTGCCCCCTGCAAAATAAAAATAAATTAAGAAGCTATATTAATTATAAATTAAATAATTGATATAGCTTTTTATATATAAATAAGGTATAAAGTTTATAAAAAATTTTTAAATTATTCTTTTATTTTCAAAGGATTGTAAAAGAAAATAGAGTTGATATGATACCAATAAAGTACTTACATATATTATCAACAAATATTAATTTTAAGAAAGTTGGTAATATATGTCTAAAAAAGTTAAGGTTAGTCCTAATCTAAAAGAATTTCTTGTTTTGAAATTTAAAGAATTAAATATCTCTTTATCACAATTTTGTAGAATTTACAATATTGAAAGAACTGCTATCATTAGATGGTCTATTAAATATGAACTTGGTGGTAAAGAAGCTCTCTTTGAAATTACTAGTAGAACTCTTACACTTTAATTAATTCTGTTAAAGATTATCTCTCTGGTAATTTTTCCATTCAGTATTTAATCTTCTGAAAAGATTGAGCAGGGATGAAGATGTTTTAAGATTTTTTGAAGAAATAACGTAAAATTTTTTACCGATAATGCAGCAGAACGAGAAGAGAAGAATGTAAACTATTTTTATTTTTTGTAAAACTCACAGCTAGGTAGTTACAATTCTAATGTAACAGAAAGGGAAGTGTCAATCACTTCCCTTTTGTATTAATACATATTTTCAGCATTTTCACCTTTTATAAGTTTAACAATTCTACTAGTACCAAGTCTATCAGCACCTAATTCAATAAATTTAGCTGCATCATCAAGAGATGAGATTCCACCAGCTGCTTTTATTTTAACATCTTTTCCAACGTGTTTTTTCATAAGGATTACATCATCAAAAGTAGCTCCACCAGTAGAGAAACCAGTAGAAGTTTTAATATATTCAGCTCCTGATTCAGTAACTATTTCACACATTTTTATTTTTTCTTCTTCAGTTAAAAGGCAAGTTTCAATGATAACTTTAAGAATTTTTCCATTACAAGCTTTGTGAATAGCTTTTATTTCATTTAAAATAGCATCATATTTTTTATCTTTAAGATCACCAATATTGATAACCATATCTATCTCATCAGCACCATTTTTAATAGCATCTTCAGTTTCAAATACTTTAACAGCAGTTGTAGAGTAACCAGTAGGGAATCCTATAACAGTACAAATAGGTAATTTATCTCCTACATATTCTTTACAAGCTTTAACGTAAGAAGCTGGAATACATGCAGATGCAGCTTTGTATTTAATTCCGTCATCAAGGATCTGTTTAATATCAGCCCAAGTAGCAGTTTGAGTTAAAAGAGTATGATCAACAGTACTTAACATTTTATTTCTATCCATAATAAAACCTCACTTTTAATTAAATTTATCTAAAATAGAGTGTCCAATTGTATTTTCAGGCATTTGAACATCAAAGTTATCTGCAATAGTAGCACCTATTACAGCAAAAGTATCAAATTCTCCTAAACTTCCATTTCCTTTAAAAGATGGAGAGTAAACAATAAACGGAACTTGCTCTCTTGTATGGTCAGTTCCTGTATATGTAGGATCATTTCCATGGTCAGCAGTAAGAATTAAAAGATCATCCTCTTTTAATTTAGAAAGTAGTACTCCTAAATTTTTATCGAATTTTTCTAACTCTTCAGCATAACCTTGAGGATTTCTTCTATGTCCCCATAAAGCATCAAAATCAACTAAATTAACGAAACAAAGCCCTGTAAAATCTTTATCAGCTAATTCAATAGTTTGCTCCATTCCATGAACAGAGCTCTTAGATTTGTGAGACTCAGTCACTCCTTCACCATCAAAGATATCATTGATTTTTCCAACAGAGATAACATCTAAATTAGCATTTTTAAGAGCATTAAGAGTAGTTTGTCCATAAGGCTTTAAAGCATAGTCATGTCTGTTACTTGTTCTCTTAAACTCTCCTTTTTTTTCACCAATATATGGTCTAGCTATGATTCTACCAACTTTCCATTCATCTTTCATAGTAAGTTCTCTGGCTATTTCACAATATTTGTATAAATTTTCAAGTCCCATATGCTCCTCATGTCCACAGATTTGTAAAACAGAGTCAGCACTAGTATAGACAATCATGTCACCAGTAGCGATTTCATGCTCTCCATACTCATCAAGAATTTCAGTACCACTAGCAGATTTATTACCTACAACTTTACGTCCACATCTTTTTTCAAGCTCAGAAATCAATTCTTTTGGGAAACCAGTATCAGTAAAAGTTTGGAATGGTTTTTCAATATGAAGTCCCATCATTTCCCAGTGTCCTGTCATGGTATCCTTTCCAACACTAGCTTCGTTAAGAGCTGCAAAATATCCCAATGGTTTTTCTACAGTTGCAACATGTTGGATAGGGTGTAAGTTAGCAATTCCTAAGCTTTGTAAGTTTGGAATATTAAGGCTAGGAACAGATTTAGCAATATGTCCAAGAGTGTCTACACCAATATCTCCGTATTTAGCAGAATCACCCATAGCACCAATTCCAAGTGAATCTAAAACTATAGTAAAAATTCTTTTGTATTTTTTCATAGTTGTTCTCCTTTATTAGTCAACAAATGTTTCTAAAGCAATTTCCATCATTTTAGTAAATGCAGTTTGTCTCTCCTCTGGAGTTGTAACTTTGTGTGATGTAAATGAGTCAGATATAGTTAAAAGACAAGCAGCCTTTTTACCTAATACTTTTGCATTGTGGAATAGAGCGAAACTTTCCATCTCAACACAAGTACATCCATGCTTAGCAAAGTGTTCTTTATAGCTGTCTACATTTGGTTCAGTATAGAAAACATCACTTGAGTGAATTTTTTCAACATGTAAAGGAACACCTAATTTTTCAGCAGTTTTAATGATTTTTTCATTTAACTCTTTATCAGGATAAGTAGTGTCACTTTCATATCCATTTTGTGTATGTGCGAATGTAGATTGGCTCCAAGCAGAGTCAGCTAAAACAACATCATAAACATCTAATTTATCAACATAAGCTCCAGCAGAACCAACACGTACAATATTTTCTACTCCATAAACATTGAAAAGCTCGTAAGAGTAAATTCCTATTGAAGGCATTCCCATTCCAGAAGCCATAACAGTTATATCTTTTCCCTTGTATTTTCCTGTATAAGCAAGTGTATTTCTTACAGAGTTAACTAATTTTATATCCTCTAAGAAAGTTTCAGCTATAAATTTAGCTCTTAAAGGATCTCCTGGCATCAATACATTTTTTGCTATTTCTCCGATTTTTGCGTTATTATGTGGTGTCATATAATTCCTCCTATTTTAAATCATCACTAGTAAAAGAAAATGGTAAAAGTTCAGCAATAGTAGTTACCATAGCTTGTGAATTTGTATTAGCAATAACTACAGGTGTGTCTCTATTTAAAAGTTCAACCATAACTTGTCTACAAGCTCCACAAGGACTACCTAAAGTGTTACCTCCAGTGACAAGAGCCATAGATACAATGTCTTCTTGTCTATATCCTAAAGAATATACATGGAATAGAGCACTTCTTTCAGCACAGTTAGTTAATCCATAAGAAGCATTTTCAACATTTGCTCCAACATGGTATTTACCATCTTTAGTTTTAACACAAGCTCCAACATGATAGTTTGAGTATGGAGCATAGGCTTTTTCCATAACTTCAAAAGCTTTATCTAATATATCTTTGTATTCAGTAAATATTTTTTCCATATTATACTCCCTTATGTAAATTGAGGTTGAAAAATCAACCTCAATTTCAACATTAATTTTTTAATTTTATATAATTGTAATAAATCCAACAATCATAGCACTTAAAAGACTTACAGTAAATCCACCTATCATAGCTTTAAAAGCAAGTCTAGCTAGTACGTTTCTCTTCTCTGGACAAAGAATAGAGATACCAGAGATACAGATACCCATACTAGAAATATTAGCAAAACCAGCCATAGCAACTGTTAACATAAGTCCAGTTCTGTAATCTAAGCTAGCAATACGTTGTCCTAAGCTTTGGAAAGCTACGAACTCGTTAAGTACTAATTTGAATCCAAGTAACTCACCAGCATAGAAAATATTGTCTCCTTCTAATCCCATAAAGAATCCAAATGGAGAGAATAGATAAGAGAAGATCTTTTCTAAACTAAATCCAAAATGTCCTAGTACACCGTTTAAAAGTGAAACTATTGAGATAAAAGCAACTAATGAAGCTGCAATAGCAATAACGGCTTGGATACCATTAACTGCTCCTTCAGTAACAGCAGAGATTATATTCTCATGGTGTCCTTTTCTATCCATACTTACATCTTCAATAACTTTAGCATGCTCAGTCTCAGGTAAAAGAATTTTTGAAATAGCAATACTTCCAAAAGGAACTAAAGCTGACGCAGTTAAAAGGTATTCCATTGGAATTCCAAGAGCAGTATAACCACCTATTATAGTAGCTGACATACTTCCCATTCCAGAAACAAGTACAACCATTATCTCACTTTGAGTCATATTACCTAAGTATTTACTAACAAGTATTGGACTTTCAGTTTGACCTAAGAACATATTAGCAACAGCAACAAAGCTCTCTACTTGAGTAGTTCCTAGAATTTTTCCAACTACTTTTCCTATAATTTTAACGATAAATCCTAAAATTCCAAGGTAAAAAAGTGCAGCAACAAATGCAGAAAGGAAAATGATATTTCCAAGAGCACCTATGATAAAGATAAATCCAGTAGCTTGACTTGGGTCAGCAAGACTACCAAAAACAAATGATAACCCACTAAATCCATAACTTAGGATCTGAGTAACAACATCAGATACCTTTAGTACAGCAGTTCTACCTAATGGGAATTTAACTAAAACTAAAGCGATAATAAACTGAACTATAATAGCTTTAACAACTATTGATAACTTAACCTCTTTTTTGTGAGATGATAGTAGATACATTAATCCTAGAACTAATAGTATACCAACTAAAATAATAATTCCTTTCATGAATCCTCCAATATAAAATATAATAGTAACTATAAAACTCCTGCTTCTTTATCTTGTTTGATTAGATTACGAATCGCTTGTATAGTAATTTCAATAGCAGATTCTGTATCGTGTATTACTGGATTTTCTAATCCTAATTTCTCTCTCTCTTGGTTAGCTACTACTAAGAAAGATGAACCAACACGAACTCTTAAGTAATCTCCAACTACGAAAAGAGCAGCCGACTCCATTTCAGAAGCTTTACATCCAAGACGTACCCAAGCATTCCATTTATTGATTAATTCATAATCAACAGGTTTAGTTTCAGGTTCGTGTTGTCCATAAAAAGCGTCCTTACACTGAACAATTCCAACATGATATTTTTTGTTTAAGTCTTTAGCAGCTTGAACTAAAGCATTTGTTATATCTAAATTTGCAACAGCTGGGAATTCGATAGGTGCATACTCTTTACTTGTTCCTTCCATACGGATAGCCCCAGTAGCAATAACTAAATCTCCACCCATTATGTCAGTTTGCATTCCACCACAAGTTCCAACTCTTAAGAAAGTGTCAGCACCAGATTTAACTAATTCTTCTAAAGCGATAGAAGCAGATGGACCACCTATACCAGTAGAAGTAACACTAACTTTAACTCCATCTAAATAACCAGTATATGTAACATATTCTCTGCTATCAGCAACTAGTACTGCATTATCAAAATGTTTAGCTATTTTAGCACAACGTTTTGGATCTCCAGGTAAAATAACATATTTACCAACATCACCTTTTCTTAATCCAATGTGATATTGTAAACCTTCTTCTGCATATTTCATAAATAAAACCTCCTAAACAAATTTTTATGATGTCTATCAAGTTGTATAATTTATAACTAAAATATATCATATCTATATGAAAGTGTCAATTATTAAATTAAATTTTGTATAGAAAGATGTCTAAGAAAAGAAACCTTTGATTGGAAATAAATTAAAATGAATACATAGTAATAAAAAATATATAAATGTTTATTTTTTTTTAAAAATATGATAAAATTAGTTGGGATATTAGGATATTGAAACATAAAATTTTAAAATTAAATGTATGAAAATATTTATTAGGAGGAATTTTTATGAATAAAAAATTGGCTATGTTAGGAGCTTTATTTATTTTAGGACAGAGTGCATTAGCAGGAAATATTGGAATAGGGTATGGAGTGACAACTCCACTTTATCATAATGATAAAAATGACTATGTATTACCAATAGTTGATTTAGAATATGACAAGTTTTTCATAAAGGGTGGAAGTACATATGGACTATCATTAGGTTACAAATTAATAGAAGAGGATAATTATGTATTATCACTATATGGAATGCCTTTTGGTGGATATGAAGTAAAAAATAGTGATATGAAATCTGGATATAAAGGAATTGACGATAGAGATACTCATGTAATGGGAGGAGCTGAATTAGTATACTATCCAGGAATATATAGCTTAGAGACATCAGTATCTGCTGAGTATGGAGAAGAGGGAGGACATTTTACATTTAGAATAAATAGACCTTACCAAATTTCATCTAAGTTGACAATAATCCCTTCAATAAACTATGTATATTATGATTCTAACTTCGTGGATTACTATTTTGGTGTTGACTCAAGAGAGGTAGGAAGACCTGGTGGAGAGAAGATAAATAGTACATTTAGTGGAGAGGGAGCACATAGATTTGGAGCTGGAATTTTAGGAAATTATAAAGTAAATGATGCTATCTCTATAATGGGATTCACAGGTGTTGCTAAAGTTTCTGGAGAGATTGCTAACTCACCAATAGTAGATAATGATGTTATCTATATTTTAGGAACAGGTGTAATGTACACATTCTAATTAAATAAAACTCAAAAGCTGTTATAAGGAGAACTTTATAACAGCTTTTTTAAAAAAGTTTTTGTATCGATAAAAATTATGTTATAATAAGGTATAAATTCTATCAAAAGGAGGTTAGAATTATAGTGGAAAATGATCTATTAAAAACACAATTATTTGCTGAATTTGAGGTTGAAAAACTAAAACAAAAGGAAGAAGAAGTAAGAATGTCACTCTTAATCAATCCAAATGATTTTGAACTCTTGAGAGAATTAGCTATTATTTTATATCATAAAAATGATTATGCAAGTGCGATAAAAGTTTATAAAAAAGTTTTAGAGTATAAAGAGAATAAAGTGGAAGGATATGCTTTTTTAGGACAACTTTACTATGAGAATGAAGAGTATAAAAAAGCTATAGAGATGTTTGAAAAAGCACTGGACATCAATCCAGATTTCGCATTTGGACATTTTTTACTAGGAAATGCATATTCTAGGGCTGGAGATATTATGAATGCTATTACTAGTTATGACTTTGCAATATTTTTGGATTTAGATATCTACAAAGCTCATTTGGATTTTGCTGAAAAATATGAAAAGATGGGAGCTTATGAGAGAGCTATAAGAGAGTATAGATTAGCTTATGATATAGATCCTAGAGAGAAGAGTGTAAGAGAGAAGATAAAAGATTTAGAAGGAAAAATAAGGAGAACAGATGATTTATAGTATTTCGTTAACATTTATACTGATACTATTTCTATTCATTGGCTTGACTTTTGGATTTAATAGAGCAGTAGGAATGATTCCAGTATTATTCATAGTATTTTTATTAGTAGCTTTTTTAGGATGGTTTGCTGTTAATTTTTTCTGGGTAATACTACTTGTTGTATTGATAAATTACTTAAAAAATAAAAATCAGCCTAAGAGCACGAAGAGAAGAACTTACTATTATAGATATGACAGTAATGGTGCAAGTGATTTTGAGGAGTTTTTTCGTCAGGCTAGTGGAAACTATAGCAGACAACAGTATAGTGGAAACTATGAAAATCCCTTTGGTTATGCTGAAGACAAAAGCAAGTATTATACTATATTAGGTGTTACTAAAGATGCTGGAAAAGATGAGATAAAAAAGGCTTACAGAGATCTGGTAAAACAACATCACCCAGATAAATTTACAAATGCTAGCGAGTCTGAAAAAGAGTATCACGAAAATAAATTAAAAGAAATAAATGAAGCTTATGAAAAACTTTCAAAAGATTTTTCTTAAGCTTGAAATAGTTAAATAAGTATGATATAATTTAACACGTATGAGATGTTTTTAGTAATTGTACAGTATAACTTAAAGGAGTGTAGTTTATGAAACTTAAAACATTAATTTTAGCTGCAGGAAAAGGGACTAGAATGAAGTCAGATCTTCCTAAAGTAATTCACAAAGTGAATGGAATCCCAATGATATCTAAAATAATAGATGTTTTATCAGGACTAGAGCCAGAAGAAAACATATTAATTTTAGGACATAAAAAAGAGGAAGTATTAAAAGTAGTAGGGGAGAATTGTGACTATGTTCTACAAACTGAACAGTTGGGGACTGGACATGCAGTTATCCAAGCTAAAGAAAAATTATCTAATTATGATGGAGATGTAATGATTTTATGTGGTGATACTCCACTTTTAAGAGAGAGCACATTAAGATCTTTATATGAATATCATCAAAAAAATGGAGCAACAACAACTATACTTACATCTATTTATGAGAATCCTTTTGGTTATGGAAGAATTGTAAAAGAGAATGATCTTGTAAAAGCTATCGTTGAGGAGAAAGAAGCGAGTGAAGAGATCAAAAAGATAAAAGAGGTAAATGCAGGGGTATACTGCTTTAATTCTAAAGAGTTATTCAAAGCATTAGAGAAGATAAATAACAACAACGAAAAGGGAGAGTACTATCTTACTGATGTAATTGGTATTCAAGTTTCAGAGAATAAAAAGGTTCAAAGTTTCATATTAGAGGATAATATGGAGATTTTAGGCGTTAACTCTAAAGTTGAATTAGCACAGGCTAATAAAGTTTTAAGAGCTAGAAAAAATAAGGAGTTAATGGAAGAGGGAGTTATACTTATTGATCCTGAAAATACATATGTAGAAGAAAGTGTAAAAATAGGAAAGGATACAGTACTATATCCAGGAGTATTTTTACAAGGAGATACAATTATTGGAGAGAATTGCGAACTAATTGGCAATGTTAGAATAATAGATAGTAGATTAGGAAATAACATAAGAATTGAAAGTTCTGTTATAGAAGAGAGTATTATAGAGGATGGGGTTACTATG carries:
- a CDS encoding Fic family protein encodes the protein MIKSTYDVVEYEKDKKIKKENWEMAVGLNEVDGLKPSSYLKELINDSIEGKSTYLEIETKLHNYYKSQDITKQEIRDNKECDIVSTRIAEILEDGSFTFSPIYLKSIHRRLFENIFEGELEGWAGKFREINITKKEPILDGDTVTYANHFDILDYLKYDFEEEKSKDYTKLSQEQQVQRVAKFTSAIWQTHPFREGNTRTTAVFIEKYLRTKGYNVNNELFKENSVYFRNALVLSNYTNISKGINSNYEYLYSFFKKLLINREIKLEKMNISQKKK
- the deoC gene encoding deoxyribose-phosphate aldolase, which produces MDRNKMLSTVDHTLLTQTATWADIKQILDDGIKYKAASACIPASYVKACKEYVGDKLPICTVIGFPTGYSTTAVKVFETEDAIKNGADEIDMVINIGDLKDKKYDAILNEIKAIHKACNGKILKVIIETCLLTEEEKIKMCEIVTESGAEYIKTSTGFSTGGATFDDVILMKKHVGKDVKIKAAGGISSLDDAAKFIELGADRLGTSRIVKLIKGENAENMY
- a CDS encoding phosphopentomutase, translated to MKKYKRIFTIVLDSLGIGAMGDSAKYGDIGVDTLGHIAKSVPSLNIPNLQSLGIANLHPIQHVATVEKPLGYFAALNEASVGKDTMTGHWEMMGLHIEKPFQTFTDTGFPKELISELEKRCGRKVVGNKSASGTEILDEYGEHEIATGDMIVYTSADSVLQICGHEEHMGLENLYKYCEIARELTMKDEWKVGRIIARPYIGEKKGEFKRTSNRHDYALKPYGQTTLNALKNANLDVISVGKINDIFDGEGVTESHKSKSSVHGMEQTIELADKDFTGLCFVNLVDFDALWGHRRNPQGYAEELEKFDKNLGVLLSKLKEDDLLILTADHGNDPTYTGTDHTREQVPFIVYSPSFKGNGSLGEFDTFAVIGATIADNFDVQMPENTIGHSILDKFN
- the deoD gene encoding purine-nucleoside phosphorylase translates to MTPHNNAKIGEIAKNVLMPGDPLRAKFIAETFLEDIKLVNSVRNTLAYTGKYKGKDITVMASGMGMPSIGIYSYELFNVYGVENIVRVGSAGAYVDKLDVYDVVLADSAWSQSTFAHTQNGYESDTTYPDKELNEKIIKTAEKLGVPLHVEKIHSSDVFYTEPNVDSYKEHFAKHGCTCVEMESFALFHNAKVLGKKAACLLTISDSFTSHKVTTPEERQTAFTKMMEIALETFVD
- the cdd gene encoding cytidine deaminase, whose protein sequence is MEKIFTEYKDILDKAFEVMEKAYAPYSNYHVGACVKTKDGKYHVGANVENASYGLTNCAERSALFHVYSLGYRQEDIVSMALVTGGNTLGSPCGACRQVMVELLNRDTPVVIANTNSQAMVTTIAELLPFSFTSDDLK
- a CDS encoding nucleoside transporter C-terminal domain-containing protein, which codes for MKGIIILVGILLVLGLMYLLSSHKKEVKLSIVVKAIIVQFIIALVLVKFPLGRTAVLKVSDVVTQILSYGFSGLSFVFGSLADPSQATGFIFIIGALGNIIFLSAFVAALFYLGILGFIVKIIGKVVGKILGTTQVESFVAVANMFLGQTESPILVSKYLGNMTQSEIMVVLVSGMGSMSATIIGGYTALGIPMEYLLTASALVPFGSIAISKILLPETEHAKVIEDVSMDRKGHHENIISAVTEGAVNGIQAVIAIAASLVAFISIVSLLNGVLGHFGFSLEKIFSYLFSPFGFFMGLEGDNIFYAGELLGFKLVLNEFVAFQSLGQRIASLDYRTGLMLTVAMAGFANISSMGICISGISILCPEKRNVLARLAFKAMIGGFTVSLLSAMIVGFITII
- the udp gene encoding uridine phosphorylase translates to MKYAEEGLQYHIGLRKGDVGKYVILPGDPKRCAKIAKHFDNAVLVADSREYVTYTGYLDGVKVSVTSTGIGGPSASIALEELVKSGADTFLRVGTCGGMQTDIMGGDLVIATGAIRMEGTSKEYAPIEFPAVANLDITNALVQAAKDLNKKYHVGIVQCKDAFYGQHEPETKPVDYELINKWNAWVRLGCKASEMESAALFVVGDYLRVRVGSSFLVVANQEREKLGLENPVIHDTESAIEITIQAIRNLIKQDKEAGVL
- a CDS encoding MipA/OmpV family protein — protein: MNKKLAMLGALFILGQSALAGNIGIGYGVTTPLYHNDKNDYVLPIVDLEYDKFFIKGGSTYGLSLGYKLIEEDNYVLSLYGMPFGGYEVKNSDMKSGYKGIDDRDTHVMGGAELVYYPGIYSLETSVSAEYGEEGGHFTFRINRPYQISSKLTIIPSINYVYYDSNFVDYYFGVDSREVGRPGGEKINSTFSGEGAHRFGAGILGNYKVNDAISIMGFTGVAKVSGEIANSPIVDNDVIYILGTGVMYTF
- a CDS encoding tetratricopeptide repeat protein yields the protein MENDLLKTQLFAEFEVEKLKQKEEEVRMSLLINPNDFELLRELAIILYHKNDYASAIKVYKKVLEYKENKVEGYAFLGQLYYENEEYKKAIEMFEKALDINPDFAFGHFLLGNAYSRAGDIMNAITSYDFAIFLDLDIYKAHLDFAEKYEKMGAYERAIREYRLAYDIDPREKSVREKIKDLEGKIRRTDDL
- a CDS encoding DnaJ domain-containing protein, with protein sequence MIYSISLTFILILFLFIGLTFGFNRAVGMIPVLFIVFLLVAFLGWFAVNFFWVILLVVLINYLKNKNQPKSTKRRTYYYRYDSNGASDFEEFFRQASGNYSRQQYSGNYENPFGYAEDKSKYYTILGVTKDAGKDEIKKAYRDLVKQHHPDKFTNASESEKEYHENKLKEINEAYEKLSKDFS
- the glmU gene encoding bifunctional UDP-N-acetylglucosamine diphosphorylase/glucosamine-1-phosphate N-acetyltransferase GlmU, translated to MKLKTLILAAGKGTRMKSDLPKVIHKVNGIPMISKIIDVLSGLEPEENILILGHKKEEVLKVVGENCDYVLQTEQLGTGHAVIQAKEKLSNYDGDVMILCGDTPLLRESTLRSLYEYHQKNGATTTILTSIYENPFGYGRIVKENDLVKAIVEEKEASEEIKKIKEVNAGVYCFNSKELFKALEKINNNNEKGEYYLTDVIGIQVSENKKVQSFILEDNMEILGVNSKVELAQANKVLRARKNKELMEEGVILIDPENTYVEESVKIGKDTVLYPGVFLQGDTIIGENCELIGNVRIIDSRLGNNIRIESSVIEESIIEDGVTMGPYAHLRPKSHLKEKVHIGNFVEVKKSTLEKGVKAGHLTYLGDAQVGENTNIGAGTITCNYDGVNKFKTTIGKEVFIGSDTMLVAPVNIGEKALVGAGSVITKDVPNNSLAVSRSKQIIKTDWRK